One Micromonospora sp. FIMYZ51 genomic window carries:
- a CDS encoding helix-turn-helix transcriptional regulator, with amino-acid sequence MSERRSPTIRRRRLGAELRRQREAAGITIEAVAEQLECSASKISRIETGHTSVTPRDVRDMLRIYGVVGPESDELVQIAREARQKGWWHPYSTVLVGAYVGLEAAASSIRAYEQQVVPGLLETEEYASAMIRAARPDFTADQVRQRVRVRIGRQSLLTQDDPADLWVVLDEAVMCRPVGGDAVMRDQLRRLVEVAQLPNVTLQILPFEVGAHAGMDGTFTILSFPEPGDPDVVYAENATGGLFLEKSDELQKYSFIFDHIRAAAMRPEESVGYIARLAEEPLWKWPRKDSGST; translated from the coding sequence GTGAGCGAGCGGCGCAGCCCGACCATCCGGCGGCGCCGGCTCGGCGCAGAACTGCGCCGCCAGCGCGAAGCTGCCGGCATCACCATCGAGGCAGTCGCGGAGCAGCTGGAGTGCTCGGCGTCGAAGATCTCCCGGATCGAGACCGGCCACACCAGCGTGACCCCGCGCGACGTGCGGGACATGCTCCGGATCTACGGCGTGGTGGGTCCCGAGAGCGACGAGCTGGTGCAGATTGCCCGCGAGGCGCGACAGAAGGGTTGGTGGCACCCCTACAGCACGGTGCTGGTCGGTGCGTACGTGGGCCTGGAGGCGGCGGCCAGCTCGATCCGCGCGTACGAGCAGCAGGTCGTCCCGGGTCTGCTGGAGACCGAGGAGTACGCCAGCGCGATGATCCGGGCCGCCCGCCCGGATTTCACCGCCGACCAGGTGCGGCAACGGGTGCGTGTCCGAATCGGCCGCCAGTCGTTGTTGACCCAGGATGATCCGGCCGATCTATGGGTGGTGCTCGATGAGGCGGTGATGTGCCGTCCGGTTGGCGGGGACGCGGTCATGCGTGACCAACTGCGCCGGCTGGTGGAGGTGGCCCAGTTGCCGAACGTGACGCTCCAGATCCTGCCGTTCGAGGTGGGGGCGCACGCCGGCATGGACGGCACCTTCACGATCCTCAGCTTCCCCGAACCCGGTGATCCGGATGTCGTGTACGCGGAGAACGCCACGGGTGGGCTCTTCCTGGAGAAGAGCGACGAACTACAGAAGTACAGCTTCATCTTCGATCACATTCGAGCAGCGGCCATGCGTCCGGAGGAGTCCGTCGGGTACATCGCGAGACTGGCAGAGGAGCCGTTGTGGAAATGGCCGCGCAAGGATTCCGGGTCGACCTGA
- a CDS encoding S8 family serine peptidase produces MVLPHRSVFVGLAALAMVAAATPAMAAEPVGTIRSAGGATAVEGSYIVVFKENEVGRSAVGSSVDRLLRRHGGTTARTYSAAVRGAELRVSAKAAARIAADPAVAYVEQNHTVSISGTQTNPPSWGLDRIDQRNLPLNSSYTYPNTASNVTSYVIDTGIRITHSDFGGRATWGTNTVDSNNTDCNGHGTHVAGTVGGSAYGVAKATRLVAVKVLNCSGSGTNAGVIAGIDWVTANAVKPAVANMSLGGGASTATDNAVINSINSGVTYAVAAGNGNALGQRQNACNYSPARAEPAITVGATQNNDAAASFSNFGTCVDILAPGVSITSAWHTNDTATNSISGTSMASPHVAGAAALVLSANPSWTPLQVRNYLVDNATPNVISNVGTGTPNRLLYVVNGDTPPPTNDFSVSVSPTAGSTAPGGSVTATVATATTNGSAQSVSLSASGLPSGATASFSPATVTSGGSSTLTISTSGSTPAGTYPVTVTGSAASGTKTATYSLTVTGSGSGGCSGSNGTDVSIPDAGSAVTSSITISGCNRNASSSSTVAVNIVHTYRGDLVIDLLAPDGSSYRLKNSSIFDGTDNVNATYTVNLSSEAANGTWRLQVRDVYSGDTGYLNTWTLTL; encoded by the coding sequence ATGGTTCTTCCACACAGGTCCGTTTTCGTCGGGTTGGCCGCGCTGGCCATGGTGGCGGCGGCGACACCGGCGATGGCCGCCGAGCCGGTCGGCACCATCCGCAGTGCCGGCGGCGCCACAGCGGTCGAAGGCAGCTACATCGTCGTGTTCAAGGAGAACGAGGTCGGTCGCAGCGCGGTGGGGTCCTCGGTGGACCGGCTGCTGCGTCGGCACGGCGGCACCACTGCCCGGACGTACAGCGCGGCCGTGCGCGGTGCCGAACTGCGGGTCAGCGCCAAGGCCGCAGCCCGGATCGCCGCCGACCCCGCGGTGGCGTACGTCGAGCAGAACCACACCGTCTCGATCAGCGGAACCCAGACGAACCCCCCGTCCTGGGGCCTGGACCGGATCGATCAGCGCAACCTGCCGTTGAACAGCTCCTACACCTACCCCAACACCGCCTCGAACGTGACGTCGTACGTCATCGACACCGGCATCCGGATCACCCACTCGGACTTCGGCGGCCGGGCGACCTGGGGCACCAACACGGTCGACTCCAACAACACCGACTGCAACGGTCACGGCACCCACGTCGCCGGCACGGTCGGTGGCTCGGCGTACGGCGTGGCCAAGGCCACCCGGTTGGTCGCGGTCAAGGTGCTCAACTGCTCCGGCAGCGGCACCAACGCCGGGGTCATCGCCGGCATCGACTGGGTCACCGCGAACGCGGTCAAGCCCGCCGTGGCCAACATGAGCCTCGGCGGCGGGGCGAGCACGGCCACCGACAACGCGGTGATCAACTCGATCAACTCCGGGGTGACGTACGCGGTGGCCGCCGGCAACGGCAACGCGCTCGGTCAGCGGCAGAACGCCTGCAACTACTCGCCCGCCCGGGCCGAGCCGGCGATCACCGTCGGTGCCACTCAGAACAACGACGCCGCCGCGAGCTTCTCGAACTTCGGCACCTGCGTGGACATCCTCGCGCCGGGGGTGAGCATCACCTCGGCCTGGCACACCAACGACACCGCCACGAACAGCATCAGCGGCACCTCGATGGCCTCGCCGCACGTGGCCGGTGCGGCGGCGCTGGTGCTCTCGGCCAACCCGTCGTGGACCCCGCTACAGGTCCGCAACTACCTGGTCGACAACGCCACCCCGAACGTGATCAGCAACGTGGGCACCGGCACCCCGAACCGGCTGCTCTACGTGGTCAACGGTGACACGCCGCCGCCGACCAACGACTTCTCGGTCTCGGTGTCGCCGACCGCCGGCTCCACCGCGCCGGGCGGGTCGGTGACCGCGACCGTGGCCACCGCCACCACCAACGGCTCCGCCCAGTCGGTGAGCCTCTCGGCCAGCGGCCTGCCGTCCGGGGCGACCGCCTCGTTCAGCCCGGCCACGGTCACCTCGGGCGGTTCGTCGACGCTTACCATCAGCACCTCGGGCAGCACCCCGGCCGGCACGTACCCGGTGACGGTGACCGGCAGCGCGGCCTCCGGCACGAAGACCGCGACCTACTCGCTGACGGTGACCGGCAGCGGCAGCGGTGGTTGCTCCGGCAGCAACGGCACCGACGTGTCGATCCCGGACGCCGGCTCGGCGGTGACCAGCTCGATCACCATCTCCGGCTGCAACCGCAACGCCTCGTCGAGTTCGACGGTGGCGGTGAACATCGTGCACACCTACCGTGGTGACCTGGTCATCGACCTGCTCGCCCCGGACGGGTCGTCGTACCGGCTGAAGAACAGCAGCATCTTCGACGGCACGGACAACGTGAACGCCACCTACACGGTGAACCTCTCCAGCGAGGCGGCGAACGGCACCTGGCGGCTCCAGGTGCGCGACGTCTACAGCGGTGACACCGGCTACCTCAACACCTGGACGCTTACCCTCTGA
- a CDS encoding DUF397 domain-containing protein — protein sequence MAAQGFRVDLTQAHWFKSSKSGPNCDNCVEVAYVTGAIGVRDSKDKTGPALVFAPGDWHAFVASTRNGAFGRG from the coding sequence ATGGCCGCGCAAGGATTCCGGGTCGACCTGACGCAGGCGCACTGGTTCAAGAGCTCGAAGAGCGGACCGAACTGTGACAACTGCGTGGAGGTGGCCTACGTGACCGGGGCGATCGGAGTCCGGGACTCGAAAGACAAGACAGGTCCCGCTCTCGTTTTCGCCCCGGGTGACTGGCACGCCTTCGTCGCCAGCACTCGGAACGGCGCCTTCGGCCGGGGCTGA
- a CDS encoding PASTA domain-containing protein yields MSDDRQEPPDDQTRPMPSAAAGDPDQTAPFGRTPEETAPLPPAQRSEPAWSGRAEVPAVRPGDDREPAGGDWYGDEPARPWWLPILWGVLLLLLLGVIGVGVWLARQAVEDDGPAPQPPQATTAAPPTTRSASPTPSSSPSPTASPTPVELPMPPLVGSSEAAARAVLDRLGLDHRVEYRRSDQPAGTVIATDPEEGELVEVGDEVTLVVAQTSPSPSPTTGPPTTEPTGTPSPTG; encoded by the coding sequence ATGAGCGACGACCGCCAGGAGCCGCCCGACGACCAGACCCGCCCGATGCCATCGGCGGCTGCCGGTGACCCCGACCAGACGGCCCCGTTCGGGCGTACGCCCGAGGAGACCGCGCCGTTGCCGCCAGCGCAGCGGTCGGAGCCGGCGTGGTCCGGGCGTGCGGAGGTGCCGGCGGTCCGGCCGGGCGACGATCGGGAACCGGCGGGCGGTGACTGGTACGGCGACGAGCCGGCCCGCCCCTGGTGGCTGCCGATCCTCTGGGGGGTTCTCCTGTTGCTCCTGCTCGGCGTGATCGGGGTGGGGGTGTGGCTGGCGCGGCAGGCCGTGGAGGACGATGGGCCAGCGCCGCAGCCACCGCAAGCGACCACAGCCGCCCCGCCGACCACCCGGTCGGCCTCGCCCACTCCGTCGTCGTCGCCCTCGCCGACGGCCAGCCCCACTCCGGTTGAGCTGCCGATGCCGCCGCTGGTCGGCAGTTCGGAGGCGGCGGCCCGGGCGGTGCTGGATCGGCTCGGTCTCGACCATCGGGTGGAGTACCGCCGGTCGGATCAGCCGGCGGGCACGGTCATCGCCACCGATCCGGAGGAGGGTGAGCTGGTCGAGGTGGGCGACGAGGTCACGCTTGTGGTCGCCCAAACCAGCCCGAGCCCGTCGCCGACGACCGGTCCGCCGACCACCGAACCGACCGGCACGCCGAGCCCCACCGGTTGA
- a CDS encoding PASTA domain-containing protein: MTDGTMDGRPGRGDGGPDRTLIVGGSLAALLLAVIGAAGGWVLAGDQRPPTTAVPADAAGSRTPSPQPTKSPPRARPTSAAPPSSAAPTRSAGLTVPDLVGMDFEEAREELRDRGLGWQFVFGSGDSSSVRSTNPAAGTPVKRGITVVINVAGQAPPNEVPDLLGEKCRDAGDELVDDGFSPRYPTGRSGTVTAQDPVGGTVLRWNDIVAISCGTPGA, from the coding sequence ATGACGGACGGGACCATGGACGGGCGGCCGGGGCGCGGTGACGGCGGCCCGGATCGCACGCTTATCGTCGGCGGCAGCCTCGCGGCTCTGCTGCTCGCGGTCATCGGGGCGGCCGGCGGCTGGGTGTTGGCCGGCGACCAGCGACCGCCGACGACTGCCGTACCGGCCGATGCGGCCGGCAGCCGCACCCCCAGCCCTCAGCCGACCAAGTCGCCACCGCGGGCCCGGCCGACCTCGGCTGCCCCGCCGAGCAGTGCCGCGCCGACCCGGTCGGCCGGGCTCACCGTGCCGGACCTGGTTGGGATGGACTTCGAGGAGGCCCGGGAGGAACTGCGTGACCGGGGACTGGGCTGGCAGTTCGTCTTCGGCAGTGGAGACAGTTCCAGCGTGCGGAGCACCAACCCGGCGGCGGGTACGCCGGTGAAGCGCGGTATCACCGTTGTGATCAATGTGGCCGGGCAGGCACCGCCGAACGAGGTGCCGGATCTGCTCGGGGAGAAGTGCCGGGATGCCGGCGACGAGCTGGTCGACGACGGTTTCTCGCCTCGCTACCCGACCGGGCGATCCGGCACGGTGACCGCCCAGGACCCGGTTGGCGGCACCGTCCTGCGGTGGAACGACATCGTCGCCATCTCCTGCGGCACCCCCGGGGCCTGA